The following DNA comes from Triticum aestivum cultivar Chinese Spring chromosome 3D, IWGSC CS RefSeq v2.1, whole genome shotgun sequence.
ggtagttttgtggagctatggtaagggccgagagagaagcggccgcggcgttggcagccttggcgatgagtgcggcccggcgctcgaagtagccgggcggcggcggcggcggtggcgttggcggagccataccctaaaccctgggaccggtatctgataccatgaaagctgaataaaactgtttcttattgatgatttggtgcggtatacaagagtatataagagggtacaaaccgacttggggtaggggtacaaaactgacttggactagaagtcgtataacTACTCTAACAATATCCAATGCCACACACTTGGGGAGTTTGAGGGTTTTGTCTCACTCTTTGCGAGACAGAGCTTCGTCTCGCCTCAAGCTAACGGCGGGATGGGCCGACCCAATAACGTGGAACCTTCCATTGGTTTGGAAAGGTTCCACGAGGCTTTTTTCCCTTGTGTTTTCTTAACGATTTTCATTGTTTCCCCCTTTTTCGGGATATTTCTATGTTTTTAATCGGTTTCTTTTAAATGTTTTTTCTTTTACACATTCATAGAGCCAAGGGGTCTCGATCTTTTGGATAACAATCAATTTGGTGGAGAActactttgacgatctgactaaaATGTGCGACCATTTTGTGTCTTAGCAATTTCTAACCTAATCTCCTAGtggttactgatgatgccggaagcacaatcaacctgagcATGAAGCTCGTTTCCTACAAGCAAAAATATGAtaaatgcaatctgaatattgtgaatatagatgaagtattggtAAAAGTGGGGTTCCGAAAGAGGTCTTGGcatagtcgttggacacaaatgaagtacccAAAGTTGCTATGACTAACCTTTAACTAAACAAACGCCATAGAAAATGCTACTAGATTGATCTGCTTACATATGAATAAGGGGTGATGGCCAAAGGGGTGAAGCATGTCCCAAGGAAGCTAAAACCTAACTCTACGTTGTACAAGGCCCATgcgcccaagtggaggtgacgcaaCACCTTTGAACTTAGATTTTGCCTCGGATTCTACAGTAGTGTTGCACCATTTTTGCTTTTTCTTAGCGGCCGAAAGGAAATTGAAGGTGAGTCCAATTGGGTTGGCAAGTTACGAGGTAAGCTTTAAAAACCGATTCACCCAATACAAAGTCCAGATGCAAAAGTTGTAAGCATTTAAAGTCAAGTATGTTTGTGCAGTAAGAATCAGAGTCCATAATTTGGGACTTAGTCTCTAACTTCTTCTgggccaaaagtgatgtgagaaGACTACTTGGACTTAATGTAATCATTTCATTTCCGTTATCTTCGCATGTTCTTTGTACATGTGCCTGGTACTTCTGCAATTAAGCATGAAATAAAATAGGCGGAGTATTTTTGTCCTGCATAACATAAATAAGTTATTGCATATTATTTATTAGAAATAACCTCAAAAATATGTATGTACACAATATTTTTGATCGTATCCAAGATAgctatgtcctcatcatcctccccttgttGAAAACAAAGCGGTTCTCGACATTTCTTAATTTGAAACATGGCTaagaaaagagacaaggtgtacatgttgtatatgtacaTGTCATCCATTTTTATTTTTCTCAGTTGTTGCACTTATGACACAattatacatgagtaactttcatatgtCGTGAAATATAAATCCAAAATATTATAACAAGAAGTAAAAAACATGAAACTATTgcaacccaatttgcacatatagTCGAAGCTCTTATATTCATATGAAACGATCGACAATGcctatcattaaaccatcccaacattgatgtaTAAACTTTAATGGTTTTAGAAttacatgcttaaataagcaaagaTGCAACAACTCATTTGACGCAGAATCATCATCAAAATTGGAGGTCATATCAAAGTGACTAagcattggcacaattattttcttttctttcaaaCTAGCATGATGATCACTCGTGACACAATAATATGCACCCAAAATTCATTGTCTATGTCAAACTCTCCAATGAAGTTAAAGAAAAAATAGGGGCAAAACAACAAAGTTTTCGAACATGTGATTTCATTTATTTTATTTCTCGCGTGTGATGGAGGCATGGGTGGATTCAACACAACTAAATACAAAGAACTATAATGCAACTTTTTAGATGACACGTCATCATGTATAATCAATTGTATCTGAACCAAAAATAAGATTTAGTGACCAATTCACGTGGTTCTTTCTCATAAACAATTATTTGATTGGGTTCACACAAAATTGTTGTGATTTCAGTCACTTGATCACATGACAATTTCAAATCAGCAACATAGTCCTCTGAAATAGGTGGTGTGATTAAATCagtaggtaactcaacacatgttATATTTAACTCAACTAGGCAGTCATCATTCACATGCGGAGTTATGCCATTAATACCTTTGTTATTACCTTGTCACAGCGGCTCAGATGGTGTAGgtattgatgatggtaatgtaccATAGACCTGAGGTGATGTCGCACTAACACTATGAGGCGTGTTAGCTCTAGCAGGTACAAATGTACAGGAAACAACCGATGGTGGTGAGCGTCATTGGAATAGTAGTTGTCGCAGTCGCCCAATGTCTCTTcttgtatttgtctctcaaaggtgcaagcacgaacatacatatcAGTAATGCAATGAGGAATGTACTGAAATCTTGCGCAAATGTCGTGGTTCAAACCACGAAAATATATATTCTttatatcatcctcagattcttctttGTCCCAATGATGCATTTATAGTAAGCATTAACCGCGTGACTACCTTGTTTTAACTGTTGCAATTATGAAACAATTCATGATGATAATAAGAACAAACAAATTAATGTCTCAGTAcaactttcaaattttttctagttgTCATTGATTATCAATGTTATCCTTGCGATACACACTCCACTAGAtggaagcaaaaccagtaaattcTTGAGTGACGACTTTTGCTTTCTCATGTCCAGATAAATCATGGCTAGTAAAATTGTTCTACTTCTAACTCCCAATCAAGATAAATAGTGGGGTTATATCTACCCTCAAAAGAGGGTAAAGAGATAACATGCTCATATGCTTGTTTGTGTGGTTGCACCTCCTGTGTGGTGGTGAAGATGTGCTCCTCGTCAAAGGGCTTATAACTATGGAACCTATCATAATTACTAGTACTTTAAAAAAcacgagaataatgttcctatgaaatACTAGAATGTGGTGGTAAAAGCTCATATAGCAATATCAATGTCTTATAAGTTCCTACCATGGAGCAAGTGGTGgctggcaaccagcggtgtcaaatcaCTATagagattgagtaaagcgattccCAGGTGAACGTATGTATACAAAGTGTAAAAATATGTGAAGTTTCGAAGGCTTGAATATATGGTCGCAAAAGATTAACAATAACAAATTTAGAGATGCAATGCTGAATAAACACTAAACGATGACACTATGCTAGTCTTAGGCTAGACCAAGCTACAAACATGAATCTAGAACAGTAATGGGGTCACGACGCTGCACAACTAGCAGCAAGAAATGATATTAAGTAGCTCtagacaacaagatataagtgaagatcacaaagCAATAAAGATAATGATGAGAAATCAGCTCAAAGTAGGATGTTCTAAAACCTCTTTATGCAACTTTCCTCTAAAAACATTTGTGCCAATTTTTTTATGTAATTTCTCAAGAATCCCATTGACTTAAGCTTTCTAATGCAAAACCCCCCACTCAACTCGGAGTTCAGATCACGAGTCAAATAAATTGAGAACCGACCTGAAAAACTTTTACAAGATGTGCTCACGAACTTTGCGGGGTAAAAGTTTTATTTAGAACTCGATTTTGAGAAGTCAATATTGAACATGGTGTTTTAACTATTAAGATGCGGCTTGTCAATAGCTTTAATTTGACAATTCGTGGAGCTAAATCGGACATCATAATGAGAGAGATATGTCTGTTTTACTGAAACCGGACAAAACAGATTCCAACCAGAATTCATGTATGAGTTTGAATCTAGATAGatcaaaaaaaatctttttttctctctctcttttcaacttattttctccttttttgaaCAAACCAGATAAGATGCAAATTGACTCAAGCTAAAATGGCAAAACCTCAAGTATGTTATTGAAATTTGATGGAAGGCGGTGGGGGAGGCCCGGTGAAAATTCATGGGGATGGCGATGGTCGACAACAGAAGGGGTGATGGTGCAACGACGGTTTGACAAATGCAAACATAACTCGAAACTCCAACAGAAACAAGACAATAAGACCAGCAACTCcacatgacgatgcaaccgatagATCAACTATCCAATGGACTGAAAAGAAATTACAAAGATTCAGACTGGCTTAGACAAAGGATGAACAAAtctattttttgtggctttttcttggacaaaagGTAAAACAATAAATCTAATCTAAAGATAATTGGAAATTATCACCAAGCAACCTAAAACTGATAGCACTTGACAAAGCCAAGGGGATAACAATCGATTTGGTGGGgaacgactttgatgatccgactacaattGCAAccacattgcgccttagcaatcgctaaaccaaccttCCTGGAGGTTATTGACGATGCCGAAAGCACGAGCAGCTTGACCGCGAAGGTCTATTCATGCAAGAAATCAAAGAACGAGCAAAAATATGATAAAAACAATCTGAattgtgaatatagatgaagtattaatAAATGTGGAGTTTCAAAAGTGGTCCCGACTTGGTCGGTGGGTAGAAACTAAGTACATGAAATTACAATGGCCAATTTTTAACAAACAATACAAAAAGAAAACACTACTAGATTGATCTGCTTATAAAGAACTaaggggtggcagccaaggggGTGGAAGCACATCCCAAGGCGGACAGGAcctaaccctaggtcatacaaggcccaTGGGCCCAAGTGGGGTGACGTAACACCTTTTGACTTGCATTTTGACTCGGATTTTGTAGCAGTGTCACGCTGTTTTGCTTTATCTCCAAGCTCGGAAGGACTTTGAAAGTGAATACAAGTACACGAGATAAGCTTTTAGACACAAAAATAATAAGATTCACCCACTTCGGAGTTCGGATGCGAAAGTTGTCAGCATTTAAAGTCAAGTATGTATATGCAGTCCAAATCAGAGCCAGAACACGCAAAACTTGCTCTCTGACGTGACGTAATCATTTCATTTTCCTTTATCTTCACACGTGGTTTGTACAAGTTTTTGATAATTCTGCAGTTAGACATGAAAAAAAATTAGATGATGTATTGTTTGTTAATAATATAAATAATATATTACATAATTTTTTATTAGAAACCACCTCAgtaatatgcatgtatgcaatattctTGGCAGGCAGTCATGCCCTCATCACCCGtgtaacatttttctatacacgttgaatatttttcaaatacatcatgagtatttttttaaatatatgtttGATTTTTTTAGTATACTTGTTATAAATTTTTTGAATCTACGTTGACATTTTTCAACAGTACATAACATTTTATTCTAAAATTGCACATTTTTAAgactatatagtttttttttctaaaaaagctATTATTCAGTTTCTCCACTCTTGTTGTTTATGCCCGGCAAGAGCGTGTGCGTTCGCATGAAGCTCAGCGTGCTTCTCTAAAAAAGTAAAGCAAAGTGCTTCTATGCTTCCCCAAAAAATGAATTACTTTTGTGTTCTttttcagtttttgttttttctatgGTTTTTTAAGTTCCCATTTTTTGTCTCTGGTTTTTTTGGTTTTTGATTTTGACGTGAAGTATATTTTTGTTGTTTCTACTTCCTCCAAAAATGAAGCACAAGTTAGTTTACTTGGTAGCCTGGATTAGTACAGTTTGGAAGCACGGCTAAGTAAAATTTGGGAGCACAAATTTGCctgaaaaagtttgtcgaaacCTATCAGCATTTGATTAGTTTTGGAGATCTCGACATGAAAAGcgcaatggtgaaaacggttcgcgATTTGAGCACACAATTTCAAAGATAAAACATTAAATAAAATATACGAAAAAGCCCAAACAAAATtacccgtgcctcccctgcctaaAATTAAAACCCCCAAAACTCTCCAGTTTTGACAAATGACGCACATGTCCCCTGCTATTTATCACCACCAGGATAAAAATGATCTTTGAAAAGGGTACCCCTTAACTAGTAAATTTAGACCTTCTATCCCCTTCGGAGGCATCAAGATTAGTTTTCTGGCTGATTAATAGTTGGGCTATCAAATCCCAGCATCAGGTGTGGCATGAGCACAAGGCATGCACCAGCCTCTTGTTTTTATTACTTTGCCGCAATTGACACCCTGATTGTTTAATTTTATGATATTTAATTGTTCCTCTATAAGTGTCTAGCATTGTAAATGCTTTAATGGGCTTCTTGGTTTTCTTTTCGGTTTGGGATGATGCGAGTCTTGTTTTTTGACACAATGTTTTTGCCGTATACAAGCTTTATGACCTTGAGTAATATTTTGTGCAACACTTGTTTGTCTTCTCCTTAAATTTCTTTTACTTTTCATTTCCATTCAATGCTTCTTTATCAGTCAAGTTTTCTGTTTGTCCTGATTTTACTTTTCAATTTTGGTTTTCTTATTATTTAGTTGTACAGGTAGAGAACActaaacttgcacatttttttgtgcACAACTTGAGTTGCGCAAATGTACATCCGGCTTTTTGAACACATTCATTCTTTTTAGTGTAACTTGTGTTGGTAAATTAATATTTAATTGCTTTTTTATTTAAATTTTATATTAATTGCACACTAAAATGCTCATATTGAACATACTATTTAGCTGTTATGCTAGTTCTCAGTCAAAAATTTGTCAGATCTTGGTCAACAAGAAAAATTAAAATACATTTTTGTCATGCTTTAGAACATTTTTACTACGTTAGTTCGATAGAGAAGCGGGTCCATTTCCCCTTAGTTATTTTTACCATAGTTGCATGCCTACCGCCCACGTGCAGCTGCATTTCCTTTGCACACGTGGAACATAATGTTTTTTTTTCAGAATTAGTGTCTACAGTTTACATAACCATaatttgttttttagaagttttcCGCATGGAGGTCTAAGAAGAAAAAGATCATAGCCATAAGCTCTAGCTTGATAATATGCTAACAAGCCATACAAAACTCCCGGTAAAGCCATCCGGTTTAGGGCCTTGTCACTTGGCATGACTTGATGGCGGCATGGATCTCCTCCTTGTCAAACGGCTCCCTGAGGAAACTAAGATCATAGCCGGTGAAATTCATATTCTGCCATAGTAAACCTTGCGACCTAAGCACCCCTCTATTCATGGCGGTCTCAAAATGGTGATCGATGATGTTGTCTTTGTCCTAATGTTGTGTGACCCAACCATTTTCATTTCTGAGCGTGTGAATAAAATTATTCCACCTACGATCATTTATCTTCATGTGGAAAATTTTGGTATTTGCATCCCCTCTTTTAGATTCTTGACATGCTCGCATTGCCGCTTTCTTGATCTAACCATAACTGCCAAGCTAACAACACACCTTTCAAGTGTCTTGCTCAAATCACATTCCTCCATGGATAACACTCTCGATTCCTGCACGATGTCAAGTTGAAGGATGAATTGGAGGGCCATGTGGACATGGAGCTTTCCATTGAGAGCAAAATATTTTTTCGaacttcatattgatcttggcatGAATTGATTCACACACATACACGGACGCACGCATTGACTGATTTTTTGCCGCCTTCTGGAAACATAGCacgcgcgcgcacgcgcgcgcagagagagagagacacggaATCACCTGAAATGGTGACTCAACTATATACTCTTGTTCTGGAGGTTATCGGCCAAAGGCTGCcgacaacaacatcaacaacaggGAATCAATATTCAAGTACTTGCCGGAGCAATATCTTGCCACGTCGATCAAGAAGAGTAAACTCATGGGCACCAACGGCAGGGCTGGTAAGAAGGAAAAACAGAGCAAGTATGGTGCAATGGGGCTGCTCATCGGGATCAGACGAATCAACACCGATCTACTGAGAGGTGCCATTAGTTGGGAAGGTGCACGTCGCTCCACGGCAGTGACGTTCCCATCTCCCATTACCGCTGGCAGATCTTGGTCTTCACGAACGGCCGCACACGAGGCGGGGTCACCGGCGGGGAGATGGTGAATGCTGGCATCGCCGAGGAGCTAGAGCGGCGGCGGACGGATGAGGAACCAGCCTcacggtcgtgcttccccttgccgGGATCCACTTCCACACCATGGCTGCCAGCAAggaggtggaggagcggtggccggACGGCTAGGGTTGCATGTTGGGGTTCGAGGAGGCATGCGGCGACGGGATTGGAAGTGTGTTGATCTAGTCAGTCCACAGTTCCACATTAAAAAGGACGCGGCTGGGGCAGCGGGTTGGCTGACAAGTGCGCCTGCCCACGCTAGCGGCTTAAATGGGGCCGGTAGGAAGTAGGTGGATGGACACCATGCATGCCTGAGGTTGGACGAGGAGAGGACATGCGACGTTCGTTCGCTGTCCGTTGGGACGCAAAGTAGAAACAAGTTTGCTCAGAAAATGGGTCAAGCCGGACGCCAAACGAACACATTTTGAGGTTGCGATCCCGCGTTGGGCCATCTCTCATGACCCTTTGGACCAATACGGACACGGCCCGACAAAATGGGTCCTAGGAGTTGGCCTAAGGTTTGTTTGTGTGGAGTCATTTAACGTTGGCATAAGTATTGAGCGTGGACAAATTCCAAAAATATGGACACATATATGTATATACATACAAGTGTCATTTTGATTGGTCGAATTTGCATGATGTCCAATTAATTTGTTTATTTTGAGATAAATGTCCAATTAATTTTCAGTGAGTTCGTTGTGTTTCGTCTAGACATTTGCCCCCGAAAAAGTATGTATATATAGGCCATCCGGTGCCCAAATCCCCAACAAACTCCGCAGCGTCAATCACCAGCCTTCTTTGAAGCCGCGCAGCAAGAAACCAAGAACACAACCGGCGGAGGAGcagggggtggcggtggcggagaaGGAAGCGGTTGCGGTGGAGAAGTGggatgaagagaggaagagggaggcggCGCTGCAGGGGGCCGAGAAGGAGGCGGCGCAGCGGGGAGGCGAGAAGGAGCCGCAGGTCGCGCAAGACCATGAGATGGAGTCGACCGAGGAGGAGGGCGGCCACTTCCTGCCGCCGAGGATGGCCGCCACCACCATGGCAGTTTCCAAGACGGCCATCGAGCGCCGCTGCTCGACGGATGGCTCGGACGGCCCCAGGCGCCTCTCGCCCGAGGAGGACGCCGAGCTCCCAGCCCCTCTCAACCTCTCCCGCGGCAAGGACGCGGACGGCGACGACTACGGCGCTGGGCTCTTCAATGGAGGCCGCTCCGACTTGCCAGCTGGTGCGGTTGCTCTCTCCCTCCCTTCGTCCCTCTCTCTCTCCGCGGGCGTGCGGTTGCGATTTGCCATTGTCAACTAACGTAGCTACAGGCGAGATGGGTGGCAAGGGCAAAAGTTTGGCGAGCTGTTCCTGTGTCTCAAGACGCGGCCCCGATAGGGTTGCTGCTCCGAAACGCGAGGTATGCTATCGATAGAGATCAATGGTGTAATTTTCTTGCACTTGCTAGCCAGTGGAGATCCGGTCTATGTTTTTCTTGCACTTTGGTAGCGCGTGGCGCTGTGATTTTCCTGCAATTGGTGTTTGACATTGTGTAACAATGTTTTATCTAGCCGCCTTCTTTCAAAGGGAAGATGATTCCGTGGCCTGAAGCTCGAGAAGATATGCCAGAGAGAATGCGGAAAAGTGTGACAACACCCGGGTGTCCCGGCACCCGGTTATCCTGTTCGTCCGTCGAATTCAAGATGAGAATGGATTTTTAGCACCCGGGTGCCTAGGCACCCGGCTATCACTACCGTCCATGCAGAATCTTCATGTAGAGATCTGCGCAACGTTCTGTACCACCAGTTTGATTAGCAGGCCTAGAGTTCGCTAAGCGCGGTGCCTGAAAATATTTGAATGGAATCTGGGCCTAGACTCCTTCTGTTCCTGTTACTGGCCAGCCTACATCAGGATTGACATGTCGGCCTGCTGTCATGCTTTCAAGAAAAGGAATAGACCTGTCGGGGCGGTGTTTGAAACCAATGACAAGACCTTGCTGCCTGCCGGCGTCCTCAACCGCGCCCACCTACCCGCACAGAATAGACTCTGCCCAAACACCTGTCATAGCTGCCAATGGAGTCCACTGAGATCGGCGGAGATGATAACAGGACGCGTCGAACTCCACCATCGCCATGCATCACCGCTGGAAGGAATAGAGGAGACTGTCGCCGCTCATCACAGTTTCTTCCAGACCTATCTCTCCTCCCATCACAGTTTGTCTCCCTAAATAAAGCCTGCCTAATTACCAAAGCGTCTGCACCTGTAAAGTAGGTAGCACGAATCTTGAATCGGAAAGGTGTGACAACACCCGGGTGTCCCGGCACCCGGTTATCCTGTTCGTCCGCCGAATTCAAGATTCGTGCTACCTACTTTACAGGTGCAGACGCTTTGGTAATTAGGAAGGCTTTATTTAGGGAGACAAACTGTGATGGAAGGAGAGATAGGTCTTGAAGGAATAGGCCTGGCACAGAGACGGGAGAAGAGATAGGTGTGACAGGACTAGGCATGGCAGGAGTCTTGCGGTCTACGGGCTGCATGCGCCCAGCGGCATGACATGAGATTCCCTTGCGCCCACCCGCATCACTCCTTTTCAGCTGTCACTCTTTTGAGCTTTCTTGGTCCGACTCTCTTAGCTGTCGGCGCGGCAGAGCTGTGAGTTCACCGGTGCTTGTAGCGGACACGCCGTCAGTGAGGGAGTTGTCTAGTGTGAGAATGGGCAACGCGCAACCTGGCATAGCTCCTCCCAAAAGAAACCTGCTAGGAGGCCAGGCGGGCCATCGTTGAAAGGACAGGACAAGGGCGGTACAGTTATGGAGCTGGCAGGGGCAAGATGGCCATGGCTCCCCTATGCTCAGAACTTTTCTCACACCACTACTAGATATTCTGTGGAGTGATCTTTATATGTGTATGCATGACCCGGTCCATTGATATATATCATGCAGAAAACAAGCCTATACAAGACAGATATATCATGTATCTAAGTACAGAAGATCCTTCGATTCCCCTGCGGGCGCGCCCGGGCACAGCACGGCCTCAACTCGTACGTGGAACACCTACTGGCGCATTGTAATCATGGTTTATCAGGGACACCTACCTCAGGCATATGTACCTGGTACAAGTGCTGACAGCATCTACAACCACAGACATCAAATTCGGGCCCTCAAATGCCCGTGGACGTGCGGGCACAGCACGGCCGCAACTTGTACCCGGAACACCTACTGGTGCACTCTATTAGCACTTGTACTAAGAACACATGCCCGGGCATATGTACCTGGTACAAATATACAAGTGCTCATAGCATCTACACCACAGATTGGAAATTATGGGGTCTCAAACACCCGCGGACGCACCTGGGCATAGCACGGCCGCAATTCGTATCAATAACACATACCAGCGCGTTCTAATCATTATTTACTAGAAACACCTGATCACGCATATGTACCTGGTACAAGTGCACATAGCATCTAAGCCACGGACAACAAATTTGTGcactcaaacgcccgcggacgcgcccaGCCACACCACGACCGCTACGTGTACCGGAAAAACCCCTACTAGCGTGTTCTAATCATGTTGTACCAGGAACACATGACTGAACATATATATGTACCTGGTACAAGTGCTAATAGCATCTATTGCCACACACATCAAATTTGGGCCCTCTAACGCCCGCGGACGTCCCCGGCACAGCACGGCCGCAACTTGGTCCAGAACACCTACTTTGTGCGTTTTAATCATGTTGTACCAGAAACACCAGACCGGGCATACGTACCTGGTACAAGTGCTAATAGCAACAACAGCCACACACATTAGTTTCGGGCCCTCTAACGCCCGCGAACGCGTCTGAGCACAGCACGGCCGCAACTTGGTACCGTAACACATACTTCGCGTGCTCTAATCATGTTGTACAAGGAAACCTGACCGGGCATATGTGCCTGGTACAAGTGCTAATAGCATCAACAGCAAATTTGGTCCGTCAAACGCCCGCACACGCGCACATGCACCGCACGGCCGTAACATGTACCCGGAACACCTGCTAACGCGTTCTAATCATGTTGTATCAGGAACACCTGACCGCACATATGTACTTGGTACAACTGCCAATAACATCAACATCCACATACAGCAAATTCCGGCCCTCAAACGCCCGTTGGACGCTCCCGGGCACATCACGGCCGCAACTCGTACCCGGAACAACTACTAGTGTACTCTAATCGTGTTATACCAGGAAACACCCCACATGGCATATGTACCTGATACAAGTGCTAATGGCATCTACAGCCACAGACAGGAAATTAGGACCCTCAAATGCCAGCGGACGCGTCCAGGCACAGCGCATCCGCAACTCATACCTAGAACATCTACTGCGCGCGTTCTAATCATCATGTGCAAGGAACACCTGACCGGGCATATGTACCTGATACAAGTGCTAATAGCATCAACAACCACACACAGCAAATTCGGGCCCTCAAACGCCCGTGCACGAGCCCGGGCACAGCACGACCACAACTCGTTCCCGGAATACCTACTAGCACGTTGTAATCATGTTGTAATAGGAACATCTGACCGTGCATATGTACCTGATACAAGTGCTAATAGCATCTACAGTCATAGAAAGCAAATTTAGGGCCCAAAACGCTCGCTGACGCACTAGGACACCTAGTGTCGTGTTCTAATCATGTTGTACCAGGAACACATGACCGGGCATATGTAACTTGGTACAAGTGAAAATAGCATCTACAACCACAAACAGAAAATTTGGGGTCTCAAACCCCCGGGaacatgctcaggcacaacatggCCACAACTCGTACCCGGAACACCTACCGCGCGTTCTAATCATGTTGTAGTAGGAACACCCGACCGGACATATGTACATGTTACAAGTGTTAATGGCATCTACAACCATAGATAGCAAATTCGGGCCCTCAAATGTCCGCGGACGCGCCGTGGCACATCGCGGCCCCAATTCATAACGGGAAAACGTACCGGTACGTTCTAGTTATCTTGTACAAGGAACACTTGAACATGCATATGTACCTGATACAAGTGCTCGTAGCATTTACAGCCATAGAAAGCAAATTCGGGCCCTCAAACGCTCACGGACGTGTCCGGGCACATCAAGGCCGCTACTTGTATCTGTAACACCTACTAGCGACTTCTAATTATGTCATACCAAGAAACCTTGACCAGACATTTGTATCTTGTACAAGCGCTAATAGCATCTATAGCCATAAACAGCAAATTCGG
Coding sequences within:
- the LOC123076185 gene encoding uncharacterized protein codes for the protein MRAIEEEVEDGAARSGDGKGGDERRGYRPKAADNNINNRESIFKYLPEQYLATSIKKSKLMGTNGRAGKKEKQSKYGAMGLLIGIRRINTDLLRGAISWEGARRSTATFAPEKVCIYRPSGAQIPNKLRSVNHQPSLKPRSKKPRTQPAEEQGVAVAEKEAVAVEKWDEERKREAALQGAEKEAAQRGGEKEPQVAQDHEMESTEEEGGHFLPPRMAATTMAVSKTAIERRCSTDGSDGPRRLSPEEDAELPAPLNLSRGKDADGDDYGAGLFNGGRSDLPAGEMGGKGKSLASCSCVSRRGPDRVAAPKREKTSLYKTDISCI